GGTCCGCGGCGCGGGTAGCGAGCAGTTCTTCAATAACGCCAACCCGACCTATAACCGCGAGATGTTCAACGAGGCCCACGACTTCATCATTCAGGCCTGGACCAAGCCCGGCCCGTGGCGTTACGAGGGCAAGCACTTCCACTATCGCCACGTCAACCCGTGGGCCCTGCCCTACCAGAAACCCCACCCCCAGATGTGGATTCCCGGCGTCCTGAGCCCCGAAACCGTCAGGTGGGCAGCCGAGCATAACTATCCGTATCTGGCCCTGGTGACCGCGCTCAGCCCGACCTGTGATCTGCTGGACTTTTATGCCGATATCGCGGCCGAGAACGGCTATCAGGCCGGCCCGGAAAACTTTGGCTACCTGATCGGGGTGTTCTGCGCCGAGACCGATGAAAAAGCCCAGGAGCTGGGCAAGGGGTTTCTGTTCGGTGGCGGAGCCAGCGCGTTTTCGCGGCCGGAACACACCCTGCCGCCGGGCTACAACTCCAAGAACGCCATCCGGCTGCTGGCCAAGCGTCCCAGCGGTGGCTGGGTCGGGGTGGATTCCGACCGGCTCAAAGAGTCCCAACACGGCAGACGCGGCCGTACCAAGGATCTCAACGAGGTGCGCCAGAAGCTGATCAAATCGTACAAGCGGGCGCAGGACGACTACCTGATGATCATCGGCTCGCCCAAGACGGTCATCGAAAAGGTCAAGACGATGATGCGTGTGCTGCGGCCGGGCGCGTTCTCGTGCTTTAACGTCCAGGGACCGGTCAGCAACGAAGACCGGCTGACCAGCGTTCGACTGCTGGCCCAGGAGGTCAAACCGGCTCTCAAAGAGTACGCCAAGGAAATCGGTCTG
This portion of the Desulfurellaceae bacterium genome encodes:
- a CDS encoding LLM class flavin-dependent oxidoreductase, with translation MNFGYFTERPYRWVDEDEVLNHEGFFAIPNERFDRDKAADDYNYFLDEYCYAEEMGFDSLMLNEHHGNPFCMGSVMNVEASILARITNTAKIVLIGNPLPVIKHPLRMAEELAEIDLISRGRLVTGWVRGAGSEQFFNNANPTYNREMFNEAHDFIIQAWTKPGPWRYEGKHFHYRHVNPWALPYQKPHPQMWIPGVLSPETVRWAAEHNYPYLALVTALSPTCDLLDFYADIAAENGYQAGPENFGYLIGVFCAETDEKAQELGKGFLFGGGASAFSRPEHTLPPGYNSKNAIRLLAKRPSGGWVGVDSDRLKESQHGRRGRTKDLNEVRQKLIKSYKRAQDDYLMIIGSPKTVIEKVKTMMRVLRPGAFSCFNVQGPVSNEDRLTSVRLLAQEVKPALKEYAKEIGLIDPFTRRPGSVKLNPGTKRLPVVDRTPLKDLNMLPN